A part of Chitinimonas koreensis genomic DNA contains:
- a CDS encoding DUF5610 domain-containing protein gives MTTPISGGNAAQAAAATRPAAESGSRVESSRKQLNVQILQASLDVSISAGSDSQQLLFRNAIDKLNEALGPEFGPDAIQAAASQDNSPAGTAGRIVALSTGMFDAYAAQHPDLEPAEQAKRFAELIRGGVDKGFGEARDILSGLKVLEGDIAGNIDKTYELVQQGIDAFLAKFTTPAAPADGGAATA, from the coding sequence ATGACCACCCCGATCTCCGGCGGCAACGCCGCCCAGGCCGCCGCCGCCACTCGTCCTGCCGCCGAATCCGGCTCGCGCGTCGAGTCGAGCCGCAAGCAGCTCAACGTGCAGATCCTGCAGGCCTCGCTGGACGTCTCGATCAGCGCCGGCAGCGATTCGCAGCAACTGCTGTTCCGCAACGCGATCGACAAGCTCAACGAAGCGCTCGGGCCGGAGTTCGGCCCCGACGCGATCCAGGCCGCGGCGAGCCAGGACAACTCGCCGGCCGGCACCGCCGGGCGCATCGTCGCGTTGTCGACCGGCATGTTCGACGCCTACGCGGCCCAGCATCCCGATCTCGAGCCGGCCGAGCAGGCCAAGCGCTTCGCCGAGCTGATCCGCGGCGGCGTCGACAAGGGCTTCGGCGAGGCGCGCGACATCCTCAGCGGCCTCAAGGTGCTCGAAGGCGACATCGCCGGCAATATCGACAAGACCTACGAGCTGGTCCAGCAGGGCATCGACGCCTTCCTGGCCAAGT